The proteins below come from a single Drosophila teissieri strain GT53w chromosome 3L, Prin_Dtei_1.1, whole genome shotgun sequence genomic window:
- the LOC122618577 gene encoding DIS3-like exonuclease 2 isoform X1, with the protein MPSLLYPAHSQVMSETSNVDVDADRKRDADRDGSKIEALRQRSQRLTARLQQTQREMQSNAASKGLPADKVVNRPQPQRRWAETRPEPHQAPSAPTNNRQAISYGAPGSAPAPIAMPLPYHVAMSYQATMQVPAPQPHSHMHIVSSPSQQVMARKKSKRALRNEVEALQEMVKRLSHLSPDVNAYACQLIRQNEILSQLEWSQTRSEALPQQVGYQQLPQRIDGGNEMIQQHLPRPLEGRHRHESEASSTSNGSHAQQHPKQGRKQRNRKKNDGSGSNATQSQKTELMAMQSYINKIVQHHVGVDHPLSEDLVFKGNFSDLEQHAQKLVAAGYGRIVEEEIRVNRKNNRQAFIIMSTDREALERDGIVLLPVARRYAFEGDKVRAFVLNPGAQSSSQTAEPSTGGITGGKPSLSLADGEELSDDTESQDSESDAENVIVISSDNCPKAFVIAITKQTELRQIVGTISFTNPTKLCDDQLFYKFRPYDLRVPMVYVPKNACAAHIGNKQQVDVSGLLYLAHILETDCNGHCIAELIQPVGRVGNLDDELKAILFHNGLRDIKPFEQRFNDMYSQPPPPISKDDLRQRKDLRKMCIFTIDPMTARDLDDAVSIEKLGENEYEVGVHISDVSHYLLEDNELDNIVKERSTSIYLANEVIHMLPQTLCMRCSLLPGEDKFAFSVFWRINGEGAMLQKKPEFCRTVINSCSQFAYEHAQKIIDNPNERFTENDFPTILNGFNSDDIKNRVLWLHDIASSIRKTRFDNGSLTINNAKLRFVLDPVSGEPLSFEVEKQREANRLIEEFMLLANQAVARFIHDSFPDIAVLRNHPPPLTKSLKALREKLLALGFELDYSSSKALQESMVRLCNEAPNPVAMNACLSQLLMKPMARATYFCSEGKTEPADLWHYALSIPIYTHFTSPIRRYPDILVHRLLAAALKYCTPPKRTPDELHALTKLANERKYNAKLAGDDSGNLYFKRYVHNKQGIYMRAVVIEIFQHMMNVVTLESGHVISINYKMQKVLVDTHGAPNYILITERNSKQSPRKLQLLSLVPICLIIWDNKLTGFLKMGEQIQAKKEQTTGCNSSRRNKPKQQQHQQQQQQRIFSMSHQNSL; encoded by the exons ATGCCTTCCCTTTTATATCCTGCCCATAGCCAAGT AATGTCGGAAACGTCAAACGTCGACGTGGATGCGGACAGGAAGCGGGATGCGGATCGAGATGGCAGCAAGATTGAGGCCCTCCGCCAGCGCTCCCAACGCCTGACTGCCCGCCTCCAGCAGACGCAGAGGGAGATGCAGTCCAATGCAGCCAGCAAAGGCTTACCGGCCGACAAGGTCGTTAATCGTCCGCAGCCGCAGAGGCGCTGGGCGGAGACACGGCCAGAACCCCACCAAGCCCCATCTGCGCCGACCAACAACAGGCAGGCCATTTCTTACGGTGCACCAGGATCCGCGCCAGCACCGATAGCCATGCCGTTGCCCTACCACGTAGCAATGTCCTACCAGGCGACCATGCAGGTTCCCGCCCCCCAGCCACATTCGCATATGCATATCGTGTCCAGTCCCAGCCAGCAGGTAATGGCGAGAAAGAAGTCGAAGCGGGCGCTTCGAAATGAGGTGGAGGCTCTTCAGGAGATGGTAAAACGTCTTTCGCACCTCTCTCCGGATGTTAACGCGTATGCCTGCCAGCTAATACGTCAAAACGAGATCCTTTCCCAGCTGGAGTGGAGTCAGACCAGGTCAGAAGCACTGCCGCAGCAGGTTGGTTACCAGCAACTACCTCAGCGCATCGACGGCGGAAACGAGATGATCCAGCAACATTTGCCTCGGCCACTTGAGGGGCGGCATCGCCACGAGTCTGAGGCCTCATCCACGAGCAATGGTAGTCATGCACAGCAGCACCCAAAACAAGGACGAAAGCAACGAAATCGCAAGAAAAACGATGGATCCGGCAGTAATGCGACTCAATCGCAAAAAACCGAACTGATGGCCATGCAGTCATACATAAACAAGATTGTCCAGCATCACGTGGGCGTGGACCACCCGTTATCGGAAGACCTAGTTTTCAAAGGTAACTTCTCCGACCTGGAACAGCATGCGCAGAAGCTAGTTGCGGCGGGTTATGGGCGCATTGTAGAAGAGGAGATCCGGGTGAACCGCAAGAACAACAGACAGGCCTTCATTATCATGTCCACAGACCGAGAAGCACTCGAACGAGATGGCATCGTGCTCCTGCCTGTGGCCCGGCGCTATGCTTTCGAAGGTGACAAAGTGCGAGCATTCGTTCTAAATCCAGGTGCCCAGAGCAGTTCACAGACTGCTGAGCCCTCGACAGGAGGAATAACTGGTGGAAAGCCGTCTTTATCTCTTG CGGATGGTGAGGAGCTTTCCGACGATACCGAGTCCCAGGACTCTGAGTCCGATGCCGAAAACGTGATCGTCATATCGTCGGACAACTGTCCCAAAGCGTTTGTCATAGCTATAACTAAGCAAACTGAGCTCCGCCAGATCGTGGGAACCATATCGTTTACGAACCCCACCAAGCTCTGTGACGACCAGCTATTTTACAAATTCCGACCGTACGATTTGCGAGTCCCTATGGTCTACGTTCCGAAGAACGCCTGTGCCGCCCACATCGGAAATAAGCAGCAAGTAGACGTGTCGGGCCTCTTATACCTGGCCCATATACTCGAGACGGATTGTAATGGGCACTGCATTGCTGAACTAATCCAGCCGGTTGGCCGCGTGGGTAATTTGGACGACGAACTTAAGGCAATTCTGTTTCATAATGGACTTCGGGATATAAAGCCATTTGAGCAACGTTTTAACGACATGTATTCCCAGCCGCCACCTCCGATAAGCAAAGACGATCTGCGTCAGCGAAAAGACTTAAGAAAGATGTGCATATTTACTATAGACCCAATGACTGCTCGCGATTTGGATGACGCCGTTTCTATTGAGAAGCTAGGCGAAAACGAGTATGAGGTTGGTGTCCACATATCCGATGTTTCCCACTACCTATTGGAGGACAACGAACTGGATAACATAGTGAAGGAACGTTCTACATCTATTTATTTAGCCAACGAGGTAATCCACATGCTGCCTCAGACTCTATGCATGCGATGTTCCCTTCTTCCTGGGGAAGACAAGTTCGCCTTTTCTGTCTTTTGGCGGATAAATGGGGAGGGAGCCATGCTGCAAAAGAAGCCTGAATTTTGCCGCACAGTCATCAACTCTTGCTCACAATTTGCTTACGAGCACGCTCAAAAGATCATCGACAACCCTAATGAGCGGTTTACCGAGAACGACTTCCCGACCATCCTGAATGGATTTAATTCCGATGACATCAAAAATAGGGTGCTGTGGCTACACGACATTGCGAGCTCCATCCGTAAGACACGTTTCGACAACGGCTCACTCACAATCAACAATGCCAAGCTACGCTTCGTACTCGATCCAGTAAGCGGCGAACCGCTGTCATTTGAAGTGGAAAAACAGCGAGAGGCTAACCGCTTGATTGAAGAGTTTATGCTCCTGGCCAACCAGGCAGTCGCCCGCTTTATACACGACTCCTTTCCGGATATTGCTGTACTGCGTAACCACCCTCCACCACTTACTAAGTCCCTTAAGGCCTTACGAGAAAAGCTTCTTGCTCTGGGATTCGAATTGGACTACAGCTCGTCTAAGGCGCTCCAGGAGAGCATGGTGCGGTTGTGCAATGAAGCGCCCAATCCTGTCGCAATGAATGCCTGCCTCAGTCAGCTTTTGATGAAACCAATGGCCCGGGCAAC ATATTTTTGCAGCGAGGGTAAAACGGAACCGGCCGACCTGTGGCACTACGCCTTGTCCATACCCATATACACTCACTTTACTAGCCCGATTCGTCGGTACCCAGATATATTGGTGCACCG ACTTTTGGCGGCTGCACTTAAATATTGTACACCGCCTAAACGTACGCCAGATGAGCTCCACGCCCTAACAAAATTAGCCAATGAGCGCAAGTACAATGCAAAACTGGCCGGAGACGACTCTGGGAACTTGTACTTCAAACGCTATGTTCACAATAAGCAGGGCATATACATGCGTGCTGTGgtcattgaaatatttcagcaTATGATGAACGTGGTTACTCTAGAGTCGGGCCACGTTATAAGCATTAActacaaaatgcaaaaggtcCTTGTAGACACGCACGGCGCACCCAATTACATTCTCATTACCGAGCGCAACTCAAAGCAGTCACCTcggaagctgcagctgctttcCTTGGTCCCCATTTGTCTGATCATTTGGGACAATAAGCTAACTGGGTTTTTAAAGATGGGAGAACAAATTCAGGCGAAAAAGGAGCAGACCACCGGATGTAATTCCTCCCGCAGGAACAAgccaaagcaacagcagcatcaacaacagcaacagcagcgtaTTTTTTCAATGAGCCACCAAAACAGTTTATAA
- the LOC122618577 gene encoding DIS3-like exonuclease 2 isoform X2 — translation MSETSNVDVDADRKRDADRDGSKIEALRQRSQRLTARLQQTQREMQSNAASKGLPADKVVNRPQPQRRWAETRPEPHQAPSAPTNNRQAISYGAPGSAPAPIAMPLPYHVAMSYQATMQVPAPQPHSHMHIVSSPSQQVMARKKSKRALRNEVEALQEMVKRLSHLSPDVNAYACQLIRQNEILSQLEWSQTRSEALPQQVGYQQLPQRIDGGNEMIQQHLPRPLEGRHRHESEASSTSNGSHAQQHPKQGRKQRNRKKNDGSGSNATQSQKTELMAMQSYINKIVQHHVGVDHPLSEDLVFKGNFSDLEQHAQKLVAAGYGRIVEEEIRVNRKNNRQAFIIMSTDREALERDGIVLLPVARRYAFEGDKVRAFVLNPGAQSSSQTAEPSTGGITGGKPSLSLADGEELSDDTESQDSESDAENVIVISSDNCPKAFVIAITKQTELRQIVGTISFTNPTKLCDDQLFYKFRPYDLRVPMVYVPKNACAAHIGNKQQVDVSGLLYLAHILETDCNGHCIAELIQPVGRVGNLDDELKAILFHNGLRDIKPFEQRFNDMYSQPPPPISKDDLRQRKDLRKMCIFTIDPMTARDLDDAVSIEKLGENEYEVGVHISDVSHYLLEDNELDNIVKERSTSIYLANEVIHMLPQTLCMRCSLLPGEDKFAFSVFWRINGEGAMLQKKPEFCRTVINSCSQFAYEHAQKIIDNPNERFTENDFPTILNGFNSDDIKNRVLWLHDIASSIRKTRFDNGSLTINNAKLRFVLDPVSGEPLSFEVEKQREANRLIEEFMLLANQAVARFIHDSFPDIAVLRNHPPPLTKSLKALREKLLALGFELDYSSSKALQESMVRLCNEAPNPVAMNACLSQLLMKPMARATYFCSEGKTEPADLWHYALSIPIYTHFTSPIRRYPDILVHRLLAAALKYCTPPKRTPDELHALTKLANERKYNAKLAGDDSGNLYFKRYVHNKQGIYMRAVVIEIFQHMMNVVTLESGHVISINYKMQKVLVDTHGAPNYILITERNSKQSPRKLQLLSLVPICLIIWDNKLTGFLKMGEQIQAKKEQTTGCNSSRRNKPKQQQHQQQQQQRIFSMSHQNSL, via the exons ATGTCGGAAACGTCAAACGTCGACGTGGATGCGGACAGGAAGCGGGATGCGGATCGAGATGGCAGCAAGATTGAGGCCCTCCGCCAGCGCTCCCAACGCCTGACTGCCCGCCTCCAGCAGACGCAGAGGGAGATGCAGTCCAATGCAGCCAGCAAAGGCTTACCGGCCGACAAGGTCGTTAATCGTCCGCAGCCGCAGAGGCGCTGGGCGGAGACACGGCCAGAACCCCACCAAGCCCCATCTGCGCCGACCAACAACAGGCAGGCCATTTCTTACGGTGCACCAGGATCCGCGCCAGCACCGATAGCCATGCCGTTGCCCTACCACGTAGCAATGTCCTACCAGGCGACCATGCAGGTTCCCGCCCCCCAGCCACATTCGCATATGCATATCGTGTCCAGTCCCAGCCAGCAGGTAATGGCGAGAAAGAAGTCGAAGCGGGCGCTTCGAAATGAGGTGGAGGCTCTTCAGGAGATGGTAAAACGTCTTTCGCACCTCTCTCCGGATGTTAACGCGTATGCCTGCCAGCTAATACGTCAAAACGAGATCCTTTCCCAGCTGGAGTGGAGTCAGACCAGGTCAGAAGCACTGCCGCAGCAGGTTGGTTACCAGCAACTACCTCAGCGCATCGACGGCGGAAACGAGATGATCCAGCAACATTTGCCTCGGCCACTTGAGGGGCGGCATCGCCACGAGTCTGAGGCCTCATCCACGAGCAATGGTAGTCATGCACAGCAGCACCCAAAACAAGGACGAAAGCAACGAAATCGCAAGAAAAACGATGGATCCGGCAGTAATGCGACTCAATCGCAAAAAACCGAACTGATGGCCATGCAGTCATACATAAACAAGATTGTCCAGCATCACGTGGGCGTGGACCACCCGTTATCGGAAGACCTAGTTTTCAAAGGTAACTTCTCCGACCTGGAACAGCATGCGCAGAAGCTAGTTGCGGCGGGTTATGGGCGCATTGTAGAAGAGGAGATCCGGGTGAACCGCAAGAACAACAGACAGGCCTTCATTATCATGTCCACAGACCGAGAAGCACTCGAACGAGATGGCATCGTGCTCCTGCCTGTGGCCCGGCGCTATGCTTTCGAAGGTGACAAAGTGCGAGCATTCGTTCTAAATCCAGGTGCCCAGAGCAGTTCACAGACTGCTGAGCCCTCGACAGGAGGAATAACTGGTGGAAAGCCGTCTTTATCTCTTG CGGATGGTGAGGAGCTTTCCGACGATACCGAGTCCCAGGACTCTGAGTCCGATGCCGAAAACGTGATCGTCATATCGTCGGACAACTGTCCCAAAGCGTTTGTCATAGCTATAACTAAGCAAACTGAGCTCCGCCAGATCGTGGGAACCATATCGTTTACGAACCCCACCAAGCTCTGTGACGACCAGCTATTTTACAAATTCCGACCGTACGATTTGCGAGTCCCTATGGTCTACGTTCCGAAGAACGCCTGTGCCGCCCACATCGGAAATAAGCAGCAAGTAGACGTGTCGGGCCTCTTATACCTGGCCCATATACTCGAGACGGATTGTAATGGGCACTGCATTGCTGAACTAATCCAGCCGGTTGGCCGCGTGGGTAATTTGGACGACGAACTTAAGGCAATTCTGTTTCATAATGGACTTCGGGATATAAAGCCATTTGAGCAACGTTTTAACGACATGTATTCCCAGCCGCCACCTCCGATAAGCAAAGACGATCTGCGTCAGCGAAAAGACTTAAGAAAGATGTGCATATTTACTATAGACCCAATGACTGCTCGCGATTTGGATGACGCCGTTTCTATTGAGAAGCTAGGCGAAAACGAGTATGAGGTTGGTGTCCACATATCCGATGTTTCCCACTACCTATTGGAGGACAACGAACTGGATAACATAGTGAAGGAACGTTCTACATCTATTTATTTAGCCAACGAGGTAATCCACATGCTGCCTCAGACTCTATGCATGCGATGTTCCCTTCTTCCTGGGGAAGACAAGTTCGCCTTTTCTGTCTTTTGGCGGATAAATGGGGAGGGAGCCATGCTGCAAAAGAAGCCTGAATTTTGCCGCACAGTCATCAACTCTTGCTCACAATTTGCTTACGAGCACGCTCAAAAGATCATCGACAACCCTAATGAGCGGTTTACCGAGAACGACTTCCCGACCATCCTGAATGGATTTAATTCCGATGACATCAAAAATAGGGTGCTGTGGCTACACGACATTGCGAGCTCCATCCGTAAGACACGTTTCGACAACGGCTCACTCACAATCAACAATGCCAAGCTACGCTTCGTACTCGATCCAGTAAGCGGCGAACCGCTGTCATTTGAAGTGGAAAAACAGCGAGAGGCTAACCGCTTGATTGAAGAGTTTATGCTCCTGGCCAACCAGGCAGTCGCCCGCTTTATACACGACTCCTTTCCGGATATTGCTGTACTGCGTAACCACCCTCCACCACTTACTAAGTCCCTTAAGGCCTTACGAGAAAAGCTTCTTGCTCTGGGATTCGAATTGGACTACAGCTCGTCTAAGGCGCTCCAGGAGAGCATGGTGCGGTTGTGCAATGAAGCGCCCAATCCTGTCGCAATGAATGCCTGCCTCAGTCAGCTTTTGATGAAACCAATGGCCCGGGCAAC ATATTTTTGCAGCGAGGGTAAAACGGAACCGGCCGACCTGTGGCACTACGCCTTGTCCATACCCATATACACTCACTTTACTAGCCCGATTCGTCGGTACCCAGATATATTGGTGCACCG ACTTTTGGCGGCTGCACTTAAATATTGTACACCGCCTAAACGTACGCCAGATGAGCTCCACGCCCTAACAAAATTAGCCAATGAGCGCAAGTACAATGCAAAACTGGCCGGAGACGACTCTGGGAACTTGTACTTCAAACGCTATGTTCACAATAAGCAGGGCATATACATGCGTGCTGTGgtcattgaaatatttcagcaTATGATGAACGTGGTTACTCTAGAGTCGGGCCACGTTATAAGCATTAActacaaaatgcaaaaggtcCTTGTAGACACGCACGGCGCACCCAATTACATTCTCATTACCGAGCGCAACTCAAAGCAGTCACCTcggaagctgcagctgctttcCTTGGTCCCCATTTGTCTGATCATTTGGGACAATAAGCTAACTGGGTTTTTAAAGATGGGAGAACAAATTCAGGCGAAAAAGGAGCAGACCACCGGATGTAATTCCTCCCGCAGGAACAAgccaaagcaacagcagcatcaacaacagcaacagcagcgtaTTTTTTCAATGAGCCACCAAAACAGTTTATAA
- the LOC122618581 gene encoding uncharacterized protein LOC122618581 — translation MDWINIFVPGLALLLIGMAQCHPQFDSGNPWLRPQPPFQPPTSPDAGSTTPANTVQATTQSPRYFACFHSCPATSEYNPICGSDNVNYYNENKFNCALSCGLDIRKVHEGIC, via the exons ATGGATTGGATCAACATATTCG TTCCAGGTCTTGCTCTGCTATTGATTGGGATGGCACAGTGCCACCCACAGTTTGATAGCGGAAACCCCTGGTTGCGACCCCAGCCACCATTTCAGCCTCCGACATCTCCGGATGCAGGGAGCACCACCCCAGCAAACACTGTGCAAGCAACCACCCAGTCGCCGCGCTACTTCGCCTGCTTCCATTCGTGCCCGGCCACCAGCGAGTACAACCCAATCTGCGGCAGTGATAACGTGAACTACTACAATGAAAACAAGTTCAACTGCGCCTTGAGCTGCGGCTTAG ACATCCGGAAGGTGCACGAGGGCATTTGTTAG
- the LOC122618582 gene encoding uncharacterized protein LOC122618582 translates to MVYVCTLVALIFPALLLAAPWESQNPKSQVEYISNDKTVASGYAKPNIVPITQPPVVTQTAPPPPPNSKNFAYNPMTQSWTLIAPGDPLPNNDTLVWNQNNDKWLTR, encoded by the exons ATGGTTTACGTATGCA CTCTTGTGGCGTTGATCTTTCCCGCCTTGTTGTTGGCTGCACCTTGGGAAAGCCAAAATCCCAAGTCTCAGGTGGAATACATCAGCAACGACAAGACAGTGGCTTCTGGCTACGCCAAGCCCAACATCGTGCCCATCACGCAACCGCCGGTCGTGACGCAAAcagctcctccaccgcctccaaATTCCAAGAACTTCGCATATAATCCGATGACGCAGAGCTGGACCCTGATTGCGCCAGGCGATCCGCTGCCCAATAATGACACCCTTGTCTGGAACCAGAACAATGACAAATGGCTCACTCGCTAA
- the LOC122618579 gene encoding transient receptor potential channel pyrexia, producing the protein MENVRFSIIENDLKWNSESDQAAEVDLLLDKRSISSEANSAGVFSDEAHEIFARQQQNQILWDLEEIRETLTEAPGGKHVLEMVQSGGFLDLITDSADCNLALICCSVFGSVENTLFLLKHYNADPNVADSRGRTPLHFACCRANAPIAKVLLDFGADPNRWDARKEVTSLHCAASSKSVECILLLLRRKASINIGIEKRSALHYAIDVNAVDCVEILLKYGADPNTPQVYTETPLHTASAAGFAKCVQLLLSHNADVRSQFGEGKVTALHLAAENDYVECARLLLEHRAEVDCRNASHQTPLHLACLSQSIGTVDLLISYGANVNAVYRDGRTALHAAIVKQSRSLDCCNALLKAGADVNKADNYGYTPLHIAALNEFSNCVYTFIEHGADITARTDGRVSALSFIVRRTPEIIPKLMQKLDCSIKANDQEIGDVDCQIKLDFRLLVPSSSMDRGETELLLSLIEVGQKRILMHPLCETFLFLKWRRIRKFFLMSLAYHTLFVILFTFYVIRVYVRNCKAEELCVAPGYVGTIGYLVIILNLILLGKEVFQMAHGLRGYAKYWENWLQWTIGTGVLLCVSPETVRTDDLKAVPVWQHHVAAIVILLVWLELMMLVGRFPIFGVYVQMFTKVAVNFAKFLLAYICLLVAFGLSFAVLFNDYPAFENITWSFLKSITMMSGELEFEDIFYGDYAVKFPVTAHIIFLSFVLLVTVILTNLMVGLAVSDIQGLQVSATLDRLVRQAELVSRLESLFFSRLLRSAPTNIIQLCKRSALLRTSRDKLQFTIRPNDPRDNQLPEDIKLNVYKLVAERRDRNQSLRRRQFENNYNIFSRSLQRQQQPLHTDFLHAEPATETTKKTPQNLFHMHELLRPRSTTNVPQQCRQDAEGTVQLKNQANLLSAVHAEVQAIKTQLVDLVAKFERFSENATRKLNYSTDELCRLRQQGQSVASSHNRHHR; encoded by the exons ATGGAGAACGTGCGCTTTTCAATAATT GAAAACGACTTGAAGTGGAACTCGGAAAGCGATCAGGCGGCGGAAGTGGACTTGCTCCTGGACAAGCGGAGCATCTCCAGTGAGGCCAACAGCGCCGGCGTTTTCAGCGACGAGGCGCACGAGATATTTGCGCGCCAACAGCAGAACCAGATCCTCTGGGACCTCGAGGAGATTAGGGAAACCCTGACCGAGGCTCCAGGCGGCAAGCATGTCCTGGAAATGGTTCAATCTGGCGGTTTTCTGG ATCTAATTACCGACTCTGCTGACTGCAATCTGGCCCTGATCTGCTGCTCGGTATTCGGGAGCGTGGAGAATACTCTCTTCCTACTAAAGCACTACAACGCGGACCCAAATGTGGCAGACAGTCGGGGTCGAACCCCACTTCATTTCGCCTGCTGTCGGGCAAACGCTCCCATAGCCAAGGTGCTGCTCGACTTTGGCGCTGACCCCAATCGCTGGGATGCCAGGAAGGAGGTGACGTCGCTGCACTGTGCGGCCAG CTCAAAAAGCGTAGAATGCatcctgctgttgctgcggcgcAAGGCGAGCATCAACATCGGGATCGAAAAGCGTTCCGCTCTGCACTATGCCATCGATGTGAACGCAGTGGACTGCGTTGAGATCCTGCTGAAGTACGGAGCCGACCCAAATACACCGCAGGTATACACCGAAACTCCACTGCACACCGCCAGCGCCGCAGGATTCGCCAAATGCGTCCAGCTTCTTCTCAGCCACAACGCCGACGTGCGATCGCAGTTTGGCGAGGGAAAGGTCACGGCCCTGCACTTGG CTGCGGAAAACGACTACGTGGAATGTGCTCGCTTGCTTCTCGAACACCGTGCTGAGGTGGACTGCCGTAACGCCAGCCATCAGACGCCTTTGCACCTCGCCTGCCTTTCGCAGTCAATCGGCACCGTGGACTTACTCATATCCTACGGAGCCAATGTGAACGCCGTCTACCGAGATGGTAGAACCGCGCTACACGCCGCCATCGTTAAGCAGTCGCGGAGTTTGGACTGCTGCAACGCCTTGCTGAAGGCAGGAGCGGATGTTAACAAG GCAGACAACTATGGGTATACACCGCTGCACATTGCAGCACTGAATGAATTTAGCAATTGTGTGTACACGTTCATAG AACACGGGGCGGACATTACCGCCAGAACTGACGGGCGTGTGTCGGCACTATCATTTATAGTAAGGCGCACTCCAGAGATAATACCAAAACTAATGCAAAAGCTGGACTGTTCGATAAAGGCGAACGATCAGGAAATCGGTGACGTTGACTGTCAGATAAAGCTAGACTTCAGGCTGTTGGTGCCCAGTTCTTCGATGGATCGGGGAGAAACCGAGCTACTCCTCTCCCTGATAGAAGTGGGACAGAAGCGCATTCTCATGCACCCGCTTTGCGAAACTTTCCTCTTTCTCAAGTGGCGTCGCATTCGGAAGTTCTTCCTCATGAGCCTGGCATACCATACGCTTTTCGTGATCCTGTTCACCTTCTATGTAATACGGGTGTACGTCCGCAACTGCAAGGCAGAGGAGTTGTGCGTGGCTCCAGGTTACGTGGGTACTATTGGATACCTGGTGATCATACTGAACCTAATTCTGCTGGGGAAAGAGGTTTTTCAAATGGCACATGGTCTTCGCGGCTACGCAAAATATTGGGAGAACTGGCTGCAATGGACCATTGGGACCGGTGTGCTATTATGTGTATCCCCGGAGACCGTGCGAACTGACGACTTAAAGGCCGTGCCGGTGTGGCAGCATCACGTGGCAGCAATAGTGATATTGCTCGTCTGGCTGGAGCTAATGATGTTGGTGGGACGATTCCCCATATTTGGCGTATATGTTCAAATGTTTACAAAGG TGGCCGTTAACTTCGCGAAATTCTTGCTCGCCTACATATGCCTGCTGGTGGCTTTTGGACTCAGCTTTGCCGTGCTCTTCAATGACTACCCTGCTTTTGAGAACATCACATGGTCCTTCCTGAAGTCTATTACCATGATGTCTGGCGAACTGGAGTTTGAAGACATCTTTTATGGAGACTATGCGGTCAAATTCCCTGTTACCGCTCACATCATATTTCTCTCCTTCGTGCTTCTTGTTACAGTAATTTTAACCAATCTCATGGTAGGATTGGCCGTCAGCGACATCCAAGGCTTGCAAGTGAGCGCCACGCTTGATCGTCTCGTGCGCCAAGCGGAGCTTGTGTCACGCTTGGAAAGCCTATTCTTCTCCCGCCTGCTGCGAAGTGCGCCCACCAACATCATTCAGCTGTGTAAGCGGAGTGCTCTGCTGCGCACCTCCCGTGACAAACTTCAGTTCACTATACGGCCAAACGACCCCCGGGACAATCAGCTGCCGGAGGACATAAAGTTAAATGTCTACAAGCTGGTGGCCGAACGGCGCGACAGAAACCAGAGCCTCCGACGACGCCAGTTCGAAAACAACTACAACATTTTTAGCCGCAgtctgcagcggcagcagcagccgctcCACACGGATTTCCTCCACGCAGAACCTGCCACAGAGACCACAAAGAAGACTCCGCAGAATTTATTTCACATGCACGAGCTTCTGCGTCCGCGATCCACTACAAATGTGCCGCAGCAGTGCCGCCAGGATGCGGAGGGGACAGTGCAGCTGAAGAATCAGGCAAATCTCCTAAGCGCAGTGCACGCCGAGGTGCAGGCAATCAAGACGCAACTGGTGGACCTAGTGGCCAAGTTTGAGCGTTTCTCAGAAAACGCAACCCGCAAGCTGAACTACAGTACCGACGAGTTGTGCCGGCTGCGGCAGCAGGGTCAGTCCGTGGCCTCCAGTCACAACCGTCACCACCGCTAA
- the LOC122617987 gene encoding nuclear transcription factor Y subunit gamma — protein sequence MVAYYDECDAAENPKTLTDWVRNFRVKRQKMRRKLRGAGSDLRVNAILSTALLHAEHELRRKQQERFSRWLDIQTRFVPHGKTHCASDACSAGAVPSAKAAAEAEAESNLWSSELSSLDSFMRSLSSNNGNHGDSNNNHNGSNSYTVASNNNNSNNGQHSCAIAVAS from the coding sequence ATGGTGGCGTACTACGACGAGTGCGACGCTGCCGAGAACCCCAAGACCCTGACCGACTGGGTGCGTAACTTCCGCGTTAAGCGCCAGAAAATGCGTCGCAAGTTGAGAGGCGCTGGCAGCGACCTACGCGTGAACGCCATCTTGTCCACGGCGCTGCTCCACGCGGAGCACGAGCTGCGTAGAAAGCAGCAGGAGCGCTTCAGCCGCTGGCTGGATATCCAAACACGGTTTGTGCCCCACGGCAAGACGCACTGCGCCAGTGACGCCTGCTCTGCAGGGGCGGTCCCGAGCGCCAAGGCTGCCGCGGAAGCAGAGGCAGAAAGCAATTTATGGAGCAGCGAGCTTAGTAGCCTCGACAGTTTTATGCGTAGTttgagcagcaacaacggcaaccatggcgacagcaacaacaatcacaaTGGGAGCAACAGTTACACGGTCGccagcaataacaataacagcaacaatggaCAGCACAGCTGCGCCATTGCCGTGGCCAGTTAG